Genomic window (Vibrio pomeroyi):
GCCATTGAGTGACACACACCTAGGAATGCGTTCGCAAATGCTACACCAGCGATAGTTGCTGCGTTGTGTACTTTCTCACGAGCGATTGGGTCAGCCGCACCATTTTTGTAGCTTGATGGTAGGTATTCTTTAAGCATCTTAAGAGCTTGAAGAGCTTGACCGTCTGAGTATTCGTTCGCTAGAACAGATACGTAAGCTTCAAGAGCGTGAGTTACTGCATCGTAACCACCGAACGCTGTTAGAGACTTAGGCATGTTCATTACTAGGTTCGCATCAACGATAGCCATGTTTGGCGTGATTTCGTAGTCAGCTAGTGGGTACTTAGCACCAGTCTTGTCGTCTGTAACAACAGCGAATGGAGTAACCTCTGAACCAGTACCTGAAGTTGTAGTGATACATACAAGCTCAGCTTTTTGACCCATTTTAGGGAACTTGTAGATACGTTTACGGATATCCATAAAGCGCATTGCTAGTTCTTCGAAGTGAGTTTCTGGGTGCTCGTACATAACCCACATGATCTTAGCAGCATCCATTGGAGAACCGCCACCTAGAGCAAGGATTACGTCAGGTTGGAAGCTCTTCATTGCTTCAGCGCCTTTCTCAACAACAGATAGCGTTGGATCCGCTTCTACGTCGAAGAAAGTTTGAACTTCGATGCCTTGTGCTTTAAGCAGGCTAACTACGTCATCAGCGTAACCGTTGTTGAATAGGAAACGGTCAGTTACTAGGAATGCGCGTTTCTTACCTTCTAGGTCGCTCATTGCGATTGGAAGGCTACCACGACGGAAGTAGATAGACTTAGGTAGTTTGTGCCACAACATGTTTTCAGCTCGCTTCGCTACAGTTTTCTTGTTGATAAGGTGCTTAGGACCTACGTTCTCAGAGATAGAGTTACCACCCCATGAACCACAACCTAGAGTTAGAGAAGGTGCAACGTTGAAGTTGTACAGGTCACCGATACCACCGTGAGTAGTAGGGATGTTGATTAGGATACGAGCAGTCTTCATCTTGTCACCGAAGTAACGGATGCGGTCTGCGTTAGTATCTTGGTTAGTGTAAAGACCAGATGTGTGACCGATACCACCGATTTCAACCATAGTAACCGCTTGAGCAACAGCGTCTTCGAAGTCGTCTGCGCGGAATAGACCTAGAGTTGGAGATAGTTTCTCGTGAGCGAACTCGTCATCGTAAGAAACTTTACCAAGACCTTCACCTACAAGTACTTTTGTATCAGCAGGAACTTTAACACCAGCCATTTCAGCGATTGCTGGAGCAGGTTGACCTACGATTTTAGCGTTTAGGTTGCCGTCGATAAGAAGCACTTTACGTACTTTATCAGCGTCAGCTTTAGATAGAACGTGAGCTTTGTGAGAAGCGAAACGCTCTTTAACTTCTTCGTATACATCGCTAACAACGATTGCAGCTTGCTCAGAAGCACATACAACGCCGTTATCGAATGTTTTAGACATTAGGATAGATGCTACAGCACGTTTGATGTCAGCTGTTTCATCGATAACTACAGGAACGTTACCAGCACCAACACCGATAGCAGGCTTACCAGAAGAGTATGCTGCTTTAACCATGCCTGGACCACCAGTAGCAAGGATAAGTGCGATACCGTCGTGCTTCATAAGCGCGTTAGAAAGCTCTACAGATGGTTGGTCGATCCAACCGATGATGTCTTTTGGAGCACCAGCTGCAACAGCTGCGTCTAGAACCAGTTTCGCTGCGTCGTTAGTTGAGTTCTTTGCACGTGGGTGTGGCGAGAAGATGATGCCGTTACGTGTCTTAAGAGAGATTAGAGATTTGAAGATTGCTGTAGAAGTAGGGTTCGTTGTTGGAACGATACCACAGATGATACCTACAGGCTCAGCGATAGTCATTGTGCCTAGGTTGTCATCTTCTTCTAAGATGCCACATGTTTTTTCGTCTTTGTATTTGTTGTAGATAAATTCAGATGCAAAGTGGTTTTTGATAACCTTATCTTCAACAATACCCATTCCAGATTCAGCAACTGCTTGTTGTGCAAGTGGAATACGAGCGTGGTTAGCAGCAAGAGAAGCTGCGCGGAAGATTGCGTCTACTTTCTCTTGAGAGAATGTTGCAAACTCTTCTTGTGCTGCTTTAACGCGAGCTACTAGAGCATCAAGTTCCGCTAAGTTAGTTACAGGCATGGTGGATCTCCTAAAATAATAAATATTAAAAACTTTTTATTAAATTCGCTGCTTGCCGTTAACCTTAAACACCAGCGTTCTTAGTAAATTGCTTTCAGGGCTGAGTATATTATTTCACAGTGTGAAAAAAATTGACCCAGATCAGTTACCCAAAAAGAATTAACCAGAAAGTAGTAAGGCAATCGCAAAAATGAACCTAAGGTTATGATTTATATAGATTAATATCACACTTTTCGTTCGTGCAAAAAACAAGCAAACAGACAATTTTTTTCTACATTGCGTCATAAACTGTAAAAAAGTTTCATTTTTAGTCAGCTCACTTACATGTATACGGCCAAAACTGTGCTACTGAGAGTATATCCATACCGTTGCAACGAGCTAGAAACTGTCATAATTTTTATTAAAAGCGTGCGTGAGATAACATTTAGTTCAAATTGCGTTACAACGCGAAACACGAGAAAACACTTTGTAACACTGACATTACACATCTCACACTCAATTAGTTTTTCTAAAAAATAGCCCCTTCTTCAAGTTAGTTTTTTTCATTCGCTCTCATTGAATTTGTCCCTTACATTACGCACTCTGACAAAGGTCAGATCAAACCCACTATCCTACTTAACGTTACTGGAGATCGCTCTCATGCAAGGTTTAGAACTCGCAATCTTTATGCAATTCTTCCTTGGGCTTGTTGCAGCCGTAAACCCAATCGGCATCATGCCTGTTTTTGTTTCTTTAACTGCTCATATGCCACCAGAAGAGCGAAACAGGACAGCCTTACAAGCCAACATTGCTGTTGCCGTTATCTTGATTGTCTCGCTTGTTGCAGGGCAAATGCTTCTTGATATGTTTAGCATCTCGTTGGATTCATTCCGCGTTGCAGGCGGTTTACTGTTGTTGAGTATCGCATTTTCGATGATGAGCGGTAAGCTCGGTGAAGATAAGCAGAACAAACAAGAGAAATCGGAATACATCAGTAAAGAGCAGATCGGCGTGGTTCCACTGGCTATGCCTCTAATGGCGGGTCCCGGTGCAATCAGCTCGACGATTGTTTACGGTTCTCGCTACCCTGCTGCTATTGATACGGTAGGCATCGGCATTAGCATTATTGCTTTCGCAACTTGTTCTTGGCTTTTATTCCGTTCAGCGCCAGTTATCGTTCGCTTCCTAGGTCAAACCGGCATCAACGTTATTACACGTATCATGGGCTTGATCCTGGGTGCGCTAGGCATCGAGTTCATCGCCAACGGCTTACGTAACCTATTCCCAGGGTTAGCATAACGTTTAGCGGAATTGGCTCGTGTATTGCGGGCAATCAAGATTGATATATAGATGAGGCGAGTAAAGCGATTGGGCTTTCACTCGCCTCGTTATTATGAAGCTTGTATAATGACTGTTAATACATTTAACAGAAGATGAACCTCTCCTTATGTCACGTAAGCCACTTAAGCATCATTTGTACGTCATTATCTTTGGCACTCACACTCCAGCCGGACGCGCATTTGATATTTCACTGATCGTTGCAATCTTGGCTTCGCTGTTGGTGCTTATCTTAGAGTCTATCCCTAATGTGATGACCGAGTGGTCACAACAGTTGCGTTACATTGAATACAGCTTTACTGCCCTCTTTACGCTTGAGTATCTGTTGAGGCTCTATTGCTCTCCAAAACCAAAATCTTATGCCACCAGCTTTTATGGTGTCGTTGACCTGTTAGCGATTCTCCCAACTTACCTAGCGATCATTTTCCCGGGTGCTTCATTTATGGGTGTGGTGAGACTGCTTCGTGTGATGCGTATCTTCCGTATCCTAAAATTGGTTCGCTACCTACAAGATTCCAACATATTGCTGCGCTCATTATTGATGGCGAGACGAAAGATTCTGATCTTCTTCAGCACAGTGGGCATCTTGGTTGTTATCTTTGGTGCTTTGATCTTTATTATAGAAGGCCCTGATAATGGCTTCACCAGTATTCCTCACAGTATCTACTGGGCAATCGTGACCATCACAACCGTGGGTTACGGTGACATGGTGCCGCAAACCGCATTAGGTAAAGCTATCGCATCTCTGACTATGCTCTTGGGTTACTCAATCTTAGCCGTGCCGACCGGGATTATTACCGCAGAACTCAGTAATGAAATGAACTCGCACAAAGAGTTGGTCAAATGCCCAAACTGCAACCGTTCAGGCCACGATTCTGATGCCATCTATTGTAAACACTGTGCCAGTGAATTGGCCGATCCCGACAAACGAGTCGTTACTGAAGAGAAAGAATAGATACCCATAAAAAAGAGCTCCTAAGAGCTCTTTTTTGTTTTCTTAACTACCAAACTAAAGCAACTAACAACCGTCGGTAAACACTTCGACTTTATAATCATCATTCGCTTCCATTGCAGCCGTATACTTTACATAACACTGCGTTTTCTCGATCGCGCTGTTGAAATCATTTGGAAGAACATCCGACAAATATTCCGATCGAGTAATCAGCCATAAGTCAGGGTCACTTACAGGACCATTATTATGCGCAGCCCACGTCCACTCTGTAGTTAGGTCATGAAACCCAGAATCAATCGCTAAAAAGTTTTCCATTCCCCCTTTCTCAACTGCGGGGTAACCAAACTTCACACGCCCGTAGTCAGGGATCAGATAAGACTCTTGAGCTTCCATACCCTCAACAGCGGCTTTTTCGAATGCCAAATCAGAGGCTGTGTGAACCGATGCTCCCAACCCTTCCATAACCGAAGCCCTAGCATCATGTTGTATGTTTAAAAACTTAGGCGCTGCGACAACCGCTAAAACACCAATAATGACGATAACAACAACTAACTCGATCAGAGTAAAACCTTTGAGGTTTGCTTTCATTTTCTAGCTCCAACTTTAAGACGCACGAAATGTAAGGTTTTAAAGTCAGACCTCTGTCATCAGATACAAAAAAAGCGCCCTAAGGCGCTTCTTCTTTAATTATTCTCAGAAATGAGGCAGTTACGCTTTCTCAGCAAGAATAATACGTAATGTACGACGTAGTGGTTCTGCAGCACCCCAAAGCAGTTGGTCACCAACTGTGAATGCGTTTAGGAAGTCGTTACCCATAGACATCTTACGTAGGCGACCTACTGGTACAGACATCGTGCCTGTTACTTTAGCCGGAGTCAGTTCTTGCGCAGTGATATCACGATCGTTCGGAATCACTTTAACCCAATCGTTGTGCGTCGCGATGATCTCTTCGATTTCGTCCATTGGAACGTCTTGCTTAAGCTTGATCGTTAGTGCTTGAGCGTGACAACGCATTGCACCGATACGTACACAAGTACCATCGATAGGGATTGGCTGACCATCTAGACCAAGAATCTTGTTCGCTTCAACGCCCGCTTTCCATTCTTCTTTGCTTTGCCCGTTTTCACGCTTCACATCGATCCAAGGAATCAATGAGCCAGCAAGAGGAGCACCAAATTGGTCTGTTGGGAATGAAGATGAACGAATCGTATCCGCAACCTTCTTATCAATATCAAGAATCGAGCTTGATGGGTTTGCTAGTTCAGAGCTTACGCTATCGTTGATCACACCCATTTGTGAGATAAGCTCACGCATGTTTTTAGCGCCAGCGCCCGATGCCGCTTGGTAAGTCATCGCACTCATCCACTCGACCATGCCTTTTTCATATAGGCCACCTAGTGCCATAAGCATCAAGCTCACTGTACAGTTACCGCCAACGAAAGTGTTGGTGCCGCTGTGAATGCCTTGTTGGATTTGAGCCAAGTTAACAGGATCAAGAGTGATGATTGAATCAGCGTCCATACGCAGAGTAGAAGCTGCATCAATCCAGTAACCTTTCCAACCTGCTTGACGCAGCGCTGGGTATACTTTTGATGTGTAATCGCCACCTTGACAGGTAATCACGGCATCTAGCTGTTTTAGGCTATCAATATCAAAAGCGTCTTGAAGTAGACCAGCATCTTTACCGCCTAGAACAGGGGCAGGAATACCAATCTGAGATGTGCTGTAATAAACAGGCTCAATCAGGTCGAAGTCTTTCTCTTCAACCATACGTTGCATCAGTACAGAACCAACCATACCGCGCCAACCAACTAGACCTACTCTCATCGCTCACTCTCCATGTATAAAATTAAAAATTGCTCTCCCCCATCTATAAGTTTTTCAGAAACAGAACTCAAGCGCTTTTTGTCAAAAAGTGTAACTTTTTCGTTTCTTTTAAGTGAACGTAATGAATCGTGCAGTTATCCCTGTATCGACGCTCAATATCCTCATCACCCATAAAGATCTCAATATCGGCAAATTCAAACATTTGCACGGTAGAAATCGTTGAAATTCAGCCTGATCACAAACAGTAATTCCCTCTTTTAAACCAAGGTTACTCAGCATTATATTTTACAAAACGAAAACAACGTGCGACAGAAATCAACATGTAACAATCATGAATTTAACAATATTTTAGATTATGAAACCACAATTGATTGAGTTAACAGTCAAATATCACAACTTAGACGTATTTTTTCGATATAATAAACTAATTACTGTAGTGTCCGTTTCGTACCACACACTATAACGAAGCACTATAAATGCTCGAAATCACAAGAGGCTTTTATGAAGCAGAGTAAAACTCGCCTACCGAACCTATTACAGGTATTCATCGCGTTAGGACTATTTCTATCCCTTGCTTTTTCCTTTACTGCAAAGTTTGACCTTCCAATCCAACTTGCCTTGTATATTGGCTGGTTCATTATCATGGTTCTTGGTGTTCGTCTTGGTCATCAATACAAAGACTTAGAAAAAGCAGCACTCAAAGGAATATCTAATGGCTTAGGCGCAGTTTTAATACTTTTAGCCGTTGGCGCTCTTGTTGGTACCTGGATCTCAGGCGGGATCGTACCGACCATCATTTACTATGGTCTCAAAGCTATCCACCCTTCTATCTTCCTTTTAGCGACCATGATCATCTGTTCTCTAACTGCATTGGCTACCGGTACTTCTTGGGGTGCAGCAGGTACAGCGGGTATTGCGATGATGGGTATTGGCCAAGGCCTTGGTGTTCCAGCGCCAATCACGGCAGGTGCGGTACTTTCTGGTTGTTACTTCGGTGACAAGATGTCTCCGCTATCTGATTCCGTGATTCTTGCTTCTTCAATGTCGAATGTTGAAGTGGTTGAACACATTAAGGGTATGTTGCCAGTTGCGTTAATCAGCTACGTAATTACGGGCATCATGTTTACTGCGTTTGGCTTCCACTACGCGGGCAACGTTGATATGAGCCAAGTAGAGTCTGTAATCAAAGCAATGGAAGTACAGTTCTACATCACACCTTATTCATTCGTGCCAGTGTTGATCGTGCTTGGCCTACTGGCTTTCCGCATGCCTTCATTCCCAGTGATCAGCTTCGGTTCTCTGCTAGGTATTATCTGGGCAGTGATGATCCAAGAGATCGACTTCCTAACGGCATTCAACACGGCTTGGGCACCGTTCTCAATCTCTTCTGGTGTCGAGTTCATTGATTCAATTCTTAACCGTGGCGGCATGTCTTCAATGCTAGGTTCGGTTGCGGTTATTGTGTTTGGTTTAGGTTTTGGTGGCTTACTAGATAAAGTCGGCGTGCTAGAGACTATCGCTAAGGTATTCGAGCGCCGCGTAAACAGCGCAGGCTCACTAGCAACCAGCACTATTGGTACAGCGTTCATGGGTAACGTGTTCGGTTCAGCAATGTACGTATCGCTTATCCTTACGCCAAAAATCTGTGCGAAGAACTACGACCGTTTAGGCTACAAACGTAAGAACCTGTCTCGTAACGCTGAGTTTGGCGGCACGCTAACATCAGGTATGGTGCCTTGGAGTGATAACGGTATATACATGGCAAGTATTCTTGGCGTTGCGACGCTGTCTTATGCTCCGTTCATGTGGTTAAGCTTCATCTGTATCATCGTAACTATCGTAACGTCTTACATGGGCTGGTTCGTTGATAAGTGTGAACCAACGGCGCCAGCACTTGAAACTGAAGAAGCAGCAGAGCTGACTAAGCAACAAGCCTAGTACTTCATCGTTTAGGGCGTTAGAACGTAAAACAAAACGTTAATGGTATAAATGCAAAAAGAGCGCTCTAGGCGCTCTTTTTTTATCTGCTGATTTACTTATTTGCTGGCGGTTCGTTTACCCAACCAATAACCGATACCTAACGGGGCAAAGAACACCACTAAGATAAACAAGATGAAGTAGATAATCACACCTTTGATTAGCTCCATCAGCTTATCAATCGCAAGCACGACCACCTCTTGAGAGACACGATCTAAATCTTTGGTGAACAGTTCTCTTTCTGATGTCACGATACCAGCAATCTCGATACGCTCTTTCTCAATCATCTGAACCAGAGCTTCTCTCTCACGCGTCACCATTTTTTCCAGTGCTACACGCTCATCACTCAGCATTGCTAACTTTTGGTCTGTTTTATCGCTGAGGTCGTTTAACAGAGGCTGCATTTCTGTCGACATAATAGAAGCCAGTGTTTGCATGTACTCTGGGTTGTTCTCAATGAAATCCTGCATGCTTGCTGACGTTTGACGAAGGCTTTCCAGTGTCATCGACAAGTCTTCACCCGTGAGTGAGCTGTTCATTGCAACCAACTCGGCTTTCCAGGTCATCAATTTTGGCGTTTGGTCAGCCATTAAGCTTAAGCGGTCTGATGCATCGCTCATGGCTTCTGGCATAGTACCTAGGCTCTGAACGATTTGAGATTCGTCTTTACCCAGATAAGCCAACCATTCGCGATAAGCAGGCGTGCTTCTGAAGGTGAGATCTTTAAACTGGTTACTCGCGGCAAACTCTGTAACGAATGCTTTGCTCTTCTTGAAATCACTCGAGCTCAATACGCCCTTTGCTAGCTTCTCAGCTTCTTGGTCAAGAAAACGCGCAGTTTCAACCGCATCATCGGTCACGAACAAATCTGCGCCCTCGCCTTGAGCGTAAAACTGATTCATTTGCGCAGTGAACACCCATGAGTCAATTAAGGCTGACATAGGAGAAGTTTGGTAAGCCGCTTGTTGTAAGCCCTGCTCTGCGTGGATCTTCCAAAGCAACACATAAGATTGATGTAAGGTGTCATCAGCCGGGTAAGATTGTGCGATTACATCTGCTGAGTCTTCTACTCGTGTGAAAAACATCTTGGCGTATTCACGCGTCATGAGGCGAGCATTCAGCTCTTGTTGAGTGAGAGGCGTCGTCTGACTATCTAACTTAACTTCTAAGAGAGAACAACCACTTAGCACAATGCTAAGCACCAACACCATCCAACTTCGACTCGAAACTCGTAACATATAAAACTCTGACAAAGACTAAGGGCGCGGATTGTATGAGCACTTCGTCAGAGTATTGTCAAAATTCCTACAAAAGTTAACGTTGATTATCTAAATATGCATGAGCTGAATCTACCGAGGCTTTTATTGCCTGCTCGAGCTCAGTTAAATCATGTTCACTGATGGCTCTTGCTTGCTTCATCGTCATTTCGATACTCGCCGCAATGATCGCCAATCGAGACGCTTTGATGCTACCCGCCACGCCTTTCAGGCTATGCACAACACGAGCAGCGGAGGTCTCATCTTTGGTCAGTAGCGATTTAAACTTCTCATAATCGTCAGCGTGATCTTGTACAAAGACGCCAAGCAACAATTCCACAGATTCCGCGTCACCATCGAGTGTTTCTAGCATGTCTTCAATATCAATCGCAGGTTTTGAATCCGTGACACTGGCGACGTGTTTCTCTACTACTGGCGTATCTTCAATAATTTGTTGAATAGCAGACTGACTCGCCACACTAGAACTCGGTTGTGATTGAAAATCGGAATGTTGGCTGCCTGCAACAGGAGAAGCGTTATCTGCTGGCTTTACTGAGGAAACTACACTGTGACTATGATTCGATTCATGAGATACACTGTCTTTTTCGCGAGCAACATTTCCAGAAGCGGCTTCTCCTAGCTCAACCTCTGCATGAGAAGTTCGGGAAGCACTTGGCTTACTTGGTTCGATTTCAGGCTCAGGAATGAATTCTTCGCCTGTTTCTTTAGTCAATTTTTTTGCACTAGCGCCCCACAAAACCAGCGCTATCATCGCCACTAAGCTTAAACCAAGCATCACCAATAATAGGTTAAATTGACGATCGTGAAACTCAGCTTCAAGCTTGATGATCTGCTCGTTGACTGAGTTCTTCTTAATTTTATCAACCAGATAGTTAAGCTGAGCGTAATCACTCAACAATGCAGATGCATCTGCTAGCAACTGTTGAATAGCATCTTGCTCTTCGGTTTCTAATGCATACGACTTATCAAGAATAGAATCAAAGGCGCGATAAGTGGCAGACGAGCTTTGATTATCAGAATACATGGCTTCGAAAACCACCACTCCGAATTCATTCAGTAGCGGTTTTAGCTTAGGAGAAAGTTCAGTATCGGCACGCAAGAGCTTGATGTTGTCGACAATGTCTTGAACCTGACTTTCTATTGGGATGAACTCATCAAATTTTTCTAGGAATTGGTCTGCGACATAAAGCAGTTGATTCACATCAGGACGAAAGAAAGCGTGTTGGAAATCAGATTCAATCTGCAGCCTGATCGAGTAAACCAGCTGAGCATCAAGTGCGAGGTCATTGATTCGAGATACACGCAATGGCTCCGAGAAATAAAGCGATTGCCTTAGTTCATTAACGCGAATACCGAGTTCTTCAATTTGAGCAAGAGAATGTGTGTAGGAACGACTTAGATTGAGAAGTGCTAATGAAGGCAGTAGCCACAGAGCCAAGAGCACAACCAAGAAAGTGGCTGGTTTTTTAAAGCGATTGGGCTTTGCTACTGATTGTTCCATCTATATTCCTTGTGCGTATTTGCTGTCAGCCATTATCGTTAGCTAAAAGACTCAGCACAAAACAAGCGACAACATCCTGCTGCCGCTTCTACCCGTTAACTTCGGACTATGACTTATTGCGAGTCAGCTGGTCACGTAAGTTCGGTGGTGTGCCTTTAATTGTTAGCGTGTCTGTCTCCGGATCGTAGAAGATACGCTCGCCTAGAAGCAGACTATCAAAACTAACATTCAAACCGCCACCAGCACCAACAAATTTTGTTAGTTTACGCATAGTTGCACGATCGGCTGGGAAGCTGTCTTCTAACTCATAACCTTGCTCACTAGTATAGTCAAAGAAACTTGTGCCATCTGTGCTTGCTGGTAACTCTCCAGAAAGTTCACGAACTTGCACTTCATCGCCCGCTTTAAGCTGCTCGTTACAGTAATCCGCAACCTGCTTTTTGTAGCTGATCGCTTCTTCTTTTTCTAATTTAGAGTCAGAAACGAAATCTTCTACCGCTTGCATCAGTACTTGGTTTTGCTGTTTCGCATCCAGACCCACTTCAGCTTGTAAGAAATCTAAGAAGAAATCCGCGACTTTACGGCCAACACGTCCTTTAATGTAAGTTAAATAACGGTTTGACTCTTTATCAGTCTCATAAGTAGAAAGGTCTAGGCGAGCCGCGATATCCATTTTTGAGATATCAAGGTAATCCGTCGCACTAATATCTAGCCCTTCAGTTACCTTTAGGCTTTGGTTTGAAGGCAGCAAACCAATGAATAGATAATCTGTTGCAAGTGACTGATATTCAGCCATTACCAAGATACCTTCGTCAGCAAATGGGTATTTTGAAAGCTCATCTTTTAGACGTTGCGCACTCTTTTGAGAAAAATCGTAAAAGTTTGTCTCACCAGCACGAAGTTGGTGCAACCACTGCTGAAATTCGCTGTCAGATTTGAAAGAACCAAACCCTTTGCCTGCTTTTGAGTTAAAAACACGGTGAAGTTCAGCAACCAGACTTTCAGATGAAGCATCGTTTTCTAGAGATTCAGCACGATAGTTAACAATCAGTTCATCCTGATCGTTCTTGCTCAGCTGGTGTAAAATTACGTTGGAAAGGTGAAGGCTCATAGTGAAAATATTACCGTTCAGGTTTCAGTTGTCGTGCATAGTAGGTTATCATAAGCCGCTTTTACTATCATTATTAGAGTCCTTATGCCGATTATATCTAAATACACAGATGATCAAGTTGAAAAAATCCTAGCTGAAGTAGGTGCTGTACTATCTAAGCACAAAGCTTCACCAGAACTTTCACTGATGATCGCTGGAAATATCGCAACCAATGTCTTAAATCAGAATGTTGCTGCTTCACAACGCAAAGGAATTGCTGAAAAATTTGCCGAGGCTTTAATTTCTTCTCTTGAAGATAAAAAGTCTCACTAAATTTGATTGACGGATAAAAGAATTATAAATGGTAGACAGCGCAAACTCATATAGCGATCGTGTATCTCGACTGGTTGGTTGGGGTCACTGGTTTGCATTTTTCAACATCATTGCTGCGATGTTGATTGGTACTCGTTATATTACTCAATCTGCTTGGCCAGAAACCTTGCTAGGTCAATTCTATTTGGCTGCATCGTGGGTTGGTCATTTTGGCTTTTTAGTGTTCGCGCTCTATCTATTAGTGCTGTTCCCGCTCACTTTTATTCTTCCGTCGAGGAAGTTATTACGTTTGGTTGCGGTTTGTTTTGCGACCATAGGTTTAACTGTCCTACTGATTGATACCCAAACGTATCAAAATATAAACCTCCACCTGACGCCTGTTGTGTGGGAGGTTTTATTCAGTGGAGAGGAATCTGCATTCACGTCTGATTTGCAGCACCTCTTCATTGTTATGCCGCTCATCTTCTTGCTACAGCTTGGCTTATCTGAATGGGTTTGGCGTAAGCAGCGTAAACTGTCTCATAAACACATTGGCCGTCCAATTACTGCCGTATTCTTCTTGTGTTTCATCAGCAGCCACCTGACCTACATGTGGGCTGATGCGTATTTCTATAACCCAATTACTAGCCAGAAAGCGAACTTCCCACTGTCTTATCCAATGACAGCGAAAAGCTTTATGGAAAAACATGGTCTATTAGACCGTGAAGAATATCTAGAACGTTTGGAAGCGAACAAAGGCAATGTAAACCTCGTTAGCTACCCACTAGAAGAAATTCAGTACAACCGTCGTAGTGATGATCTGAACATCCTGATGGTGAGTGTGAACAACCTTCGCTCTGACGCACTGA
Coding sequences:
- a CDS encoding chemotaxis protein; protein product: MLRVSSRSWMVLVLSIVLSGCSLLEVKLDSQTTPLTQQELNARLMTREYAKMFFTRVEDSADVIAQSYPADDTLHQSYVLLWKIHAEQGLQQAAYQTSPMSALIDSWVFTAQMNQFYAQGEGADLFVTDDAVETARFLDQEAEKLAKGVLSSSDFKKSKAFVTEFAASNQFKDLTFRSTPAYREWLAYLGKDESQIVQSLGTMPEAMSDASDRLSLMADQTPKLMTWKAELVAMNSSLTGEDLSMTLESLRQTSASMQDFIENNPEYMQTLASIMSTEMQPLLNDLSDKTDQKLAMLSDERVALEKMVTREREALVQMIEKERIEIAGIVTSERELFTKDLDRVSQEVVVLAIDKLMELIKGVIIYFILFILVVFFAPLGIGYWLGKRTASK
- a CDS encoding Hpt domain-containing protein, whose protein sequence is MEQSVAKPNRFKKPATFLVVLLALWLLPSLALLNLSRSYTHSLAQIEELGIRVNELRQSLYFSEPLRVSRINDLALDAQLVYSIRLQIESDFQHAFFRPDVNQLLYVADQFLEKFDEFIPIESQVQDIVDNIKLLRADTELSPKLKPLLNEFGVVVFEAMYSDNQSSSATYRAFDSILDKSYALETEEQDAIQQLLADASALLSDYAQLNYLVDKIKKNSVNEQIIKLEAEFHDRQFNLLLVMLGLSLVAMIALVLWGASAKKLTKETGEEFIPEPEIEPSKPSASRTSHAEVELGEAASGNVAREKDSVSHESNHSHSVVSSVKPADNASPVAGSQHSDFQSQPSSSVASQSAIQQIIEDTPVVEKHVASVTDSKPAIDIEDMLETLDGDAESVELLLGVFVQDHADDYEKFKSLLTKDETSAARVVHSLKGVAGSIKASRLAIIAASIEMTMKQARAISEHDLTELEQAIKASVDSAHAYLDNQR
- the yejK gene encoding nucleoid-associated protein YejK, which gives rise to MSLHLSNVILHQLSKNDQDELIVNYRAESLENDASSESLVAELHRVFNSKAGKGFGSFKSDSEFQQWLHQLRAGETNFYDFSQKSAQRLKDELSKYPFADEGILVMAEYQSLATDYLFIGLLPSNQSLKVTEGLDISATDYLDISKMDIAARLDLSTYETDKESNRYLTYIKGRVGRKVADFFLDFLQAEVGLDAKQQNQVLMQAVEDFVSDSKLEKEEAISYKKQVADYCNEQLKAGDEVQVRELSGELPASTDGTSFFDYTSEQGYELEDSFPADRATMRKLTKFVGAGGGLNVSFDSLLLGERIFYDPETDTLTIKGTPPNLRDQLTRNKS
- a CDS encoding YejL family protein, which translates into the protein MPIISKYTDDQVEKILAEVGAVLSKHKASPELSLMIAGNIATNVLNQNVAASQRKGIAEKFAEALISSLEDKKSH